The following proteins are encoded in a genomic region of Ornithinibacillus sp. 4-3:
- a CDS encoding response regulator transcription factor has translation MSDTAKVLVVDDEDRIRRLIKMYLERENFEIEEADNGQTALELALQNDYDAIILDIMMPEMDGIEVCQELRKEKNTPVLMLTAKGEESNRVQGFEIGADDYIVKPFSPREVVLRVKAILRRVSELKLVEADMSSKNIIAFPHLTIDLDAYRVTTHGKEVSLTPKEYELLCFLAQSPDKVYKREDLLKEVWHYEFFGDLRTVDTHIKRLREKLMSVSEDAAKMIVTVWGVGYKLEVDDE, from the coding sequence ATGAGCGATACTGCAAAAGTTTTAGTAGTGGATGACGAAGATCGTATTCGTCGATTAATAAAAATGTATTTAGAAAGAGAAAATTTTGAGATTGAAGAAGCAGACAATGGACAAACTGCGCTTGAGCTTGCATTACAAAATGATTATGATGCAATTATTTTGGACATCATGATGCCAGAAATGGATGGTATTGAAGTATGTCAAGAATTGCGAAAAGAGAAAAACACTCCTGTACTTATGCTCACTGCAAAAGGAGAAGAATCAAATAGAGTCCAAGGATTTGAAATTGGAGCAGATGATTATATTGTAAAGCCATTTAGTCCTCGTGAAGTAGTATTACGTGTAAAGGCTATTTTACGTCGTGTGAGCGAATTAAAATTAGTAGAGGCTGATATGTCTTCAAAAAATATTATCGCCTTCCCACACCTTACCATTGATCTAGATGCATACCGGGTCACAACACATGGTAAAGAGGTTAGTTTAACACCTAAAGAATATGAATTATTATGCTTTTTAGCTCAATCTCCTGATAAAGTTTACAAGCGGGAGGATTTATTAAAAGAAGTTTGGCATTATGAATTCTTTGGTGACCTTCGTACAGTAGATACACATATTAAACGTTTACGTGAAAAATTAATGAGTGTTTCAGAAGATGCTGCGAAAATGATTGTAACTGTTTGGGGTGTCGGATATAAATTAGAGGTAGATGATGAATAA
- the ccsA gene encoding cytochrome c biogenesis protein CcsA yields the protein MTLVTLSAIFLYSAFGLYSIATIMFGLSFKDKETNKKKSLTGTIAIWLTIIGLASQIGYFVTRWIVSGHAPISNMFEFMTFLGMSIVLAFIVIYFIYRLNVLGLFALPIALIIIAYASMFPREISPLVPSLQSPWLPIHVSTVSLSQGILGISFVAGLIYLIRQIDQSVRSKKTFWLETILFTLFVFVGFIVMTTTFKIMDYQAVFEVDVMELGQERTVMMEYNLPAIAGPADGTLLTEGKLDGIISTPSWMQGKDAPTKFNTLIWSIIAGSIFYILTRLILRKRIGAAIQPHLMKTKPDLLDEITYRAIAIGFPLFTLGGLIFAAIWAQIAWDRFWGWDPKEVWALVTWFFYAAILHLRLSRGWHGEKSAWLAVIGFAIIMFNLIVVNLVLAGLHSYA from the coding sequence ATGACTTTAGTAACATTGAGTGCAATATTTTTATATTCTGCATTTGGTCTTTATTCTATTGCAACAATCATGTTTGGATTATCATTTAAGGATAAAGAAACAAACAAGAAGAAGAGCCTAACTGGTACGATTGCTATTTGGCTAACCATTATTGGATTGGCCTCTCAAATCGGTTATTTTGTTACACGCTGGATAGTAAGTGGACATGCACCAATAAGTAATATGTTTGAATTTATGACATTCTTAGGGATGAGTATTGTACTTGCGTTTATTGTAATCTACTTTATTTATCGTTTGAATGTACTAGGATTATTTGCATTACCAATTGCATTAATTATTATCGCATATGCAAGTATGTTCCCAAGAGAGATATCACCATTGGTTCCATCATTACAGAGTCCATGGTTACCAATTCACGTATCAACGGTTTCTCTATCTCAAGGGATTCTAGGGATTAGTTTTGTCGCAGGATTAATTTATTTAATCCGCCAAATTGATCAATCAGTTCGTAGTAAAAAAACATTTTGGTTAGAGACAATTTTATTTACATTATTTGTTTTTGTTGGCTTTATTGTAATGACAACAACATTTAAAATTATGGATTATCAAGCAGTCTTTGAAGTAGACGTTATGGAGCTTGGCCAGGAAAGAACGGTGATGATGGAATATAATCTACCCGCCATTGCTGGACCAGCAGATGGAACTTTGTTAACTGAAGGTAAGCTAGATGGAATTATTAGTACGCCATCATGGATGCAAGGGAAAGATGCTCCAACTAAATTTAATACATTAATTTGGTCGATCATAGCTGGAAGTATTTTTTACATTTTAACTAGACTCATTTTAAGAAAACGTATAGGAGCAGCAATACAGCCGCATCTGATGAAAACAAAGCCAGATTTATTGGATGAAATTACATATCGTGCTATTGCAATTGGATTCCCGTTATTTACGTTAGGTGGACTTATCTTTGCTGCGATTTGGGCTCAAATCGCTTGGGATCGTTTCTGGGGATGGGATCCAAAAGAAGTTTGGGCATTGGTTACATGGTTTTTCTATGCTGCAATTCTTCATTTGCGTCTATCACGCGGATGGCATGGTGAAAAATCAGCATGGTTAGCAGTAATAGGTTTTGCAATCATTATGTTCAACCTAATTGTTGTAAACCTTGTATTAGCCGGACTTCATTCCTATGCATAA
- a CDS encoding cytochrome c biogenesis protein ResB, producing the protein MNKIKCECGHVNPEGTVLCESCGKPIEENQHLDKNNKKKLLNMRYDGSARRSQTYNQSIIDKTWNFFSSVKVGVWLIVIALIASALGTIYPQEMYIPVNAVTRDPAIYYEAQFGLPGKIYYQLGFHNLYSSWWYMLLIALIGVSLVICSIDRVVPLHRALKLQKPKRHETFVNRQRYFSETKDASKEDINKFVNGLKKARYRIHTEDGHVLAEKGRFSRWGPYVNHIGLIIILLAAMLRMTSFMFLDEYVWVREGQQVVIPGTDNQYFIENKNFILETYDPENDERFRDALEKQNEMVPSNFQTDVIISKVTGEESGEPTLEPFIEDEIRMNHPLKFDGFTLYQQGYQLNEFSNMSFKLYRTDDEAETAIDTFTIDLTSPERTYELEDGIEIEVAQYFPDYVLDDGEPRSETNFPRNPAFVIRVNAPDLETSEVSFIGIGKNIDATGENQYKLGIVDFETHNVSGLTVRKDYTLPLFGIGAAIFMIGVIQGMYWQHRRVWIHPKNNDVLIAAHTNKNWFGIKRDIETALKDTDLKMVIDQQDEDEDEEI; encoded by the coding sequence TTGAATAAAATAAAATGTGAATGTGGGCACGTTAATCCGGAAGGTACGGTTCTTTGTGAATCGTGTGGTAAACCGATCGAAGAAAATCAACATTTAGATAAAAATAATAAGAAAAAATTATTAAACATGCGCTACGATGGAAGTGCAAGACGTTCACAAACATATAATCAATCCATCATTGATAAAACATGGAATTTTTTCTCTTCTGTAAAAGTGGGAGTATGGCTTATTGTTATTGCGTTGATTGCATCAGCATTAGGTACTATTTATCCGCAAGAGATGTATATTCCAGTAAATGCAGTAACTCGAGATCCTGCTATTTATTATGAAGCTCAATTTGGTTTGCCTGGGAAAATTTATTATCAATTAGGTTTTCATAATTTATATAGCTCATGGTGGTACATGCTATTGATTGCACTAATAGGTGTGTCATTAGTAATTTGTAGTATCGACCGTGTAGTACCGTTACATCGTGCATTAAAGCTTCAAAAGCCTAAGCGTCACGAAACATTTGTTAATCGTCAAAGATATTTTAGTGAAACAAAAGACGCATCAAAAGAAGATATTAATAAATTTGTGAATGGATTAAAGAAAGCGCGTTATCGCATCCATACAGAAGATGGACATGTGTTAGCAGAAAAAGGGCGTTTTTCTAGATGGGGTCCATATGTGAACCATATTGGATTAATTATTATCTTGCTCGCTGCAATGTTACGCATGACATCCTTTATGTTTTTAGATGAATATGTGTGGGTACGAGAAGGGCAACAAGTAGTTATCCCGGGAACTGACAATCAATATTTTATTGAAAATAAAAATTTTATTTTAGAAACATATGATCCAGAAAATGATGAGCGTTTTAGGGATGCACTAGAAAAACAGAATGAGATGGTTCCTAGTAATTTCCAAACAGATGTAATCATCTCAAAGGTTACTGGGGAAGAGTCTGGCGAACCGACACTTGAACCATTTATAGAAGATGAAATACGAATGAATCATCCATTAAAATTTGATGGATTTACACTTTATCAACAAGGTTATCAATTAAATGAGTTCTCTAATATGTCGTTTAAATTATATCGTACAGATGATGAAGCAGAGACAGCAATTGATACATTTACAATTGATTTAACGTCTCCAGAGCGTACGTATGAACTAGAAGATGGGATTGAAATTGAAGTTGCTCAATATTTCCCTGATTATGTACTAGATGATGGTGAACCACGTTCAGAGACTAATTTTCCAAGAAACCCAGCTTTTGTAATAAGGGTAAATGCACCAGATTTAGAGACATCAGAAGTTAGCTTTATAGGAATTGGTAAGAACATTGATGCTACAGGTGAAAACCAATACAAACTAGGTATTGTGGATTTTGAAACACATAATGTAAGTGGATTAACGGTAAGAAAAGATTATACATTGCCACTTTTTGGAATTGGAGCAGCAATCTTTATGATTGGAGTTATTCAAGGCATGTATTGGCAACATCGAAGAGTCTGGATCCATCCTAAAAACAATGATGTGCTTATTGCTGCACATACAAATAAAAACTGGTTTGGTATCAAACGTGATATAGAAACCGCTCTTAAAGACACAGATCTGAAAATGGTAATCGACCAACAAGACGAAGATGAAGATGAGGAAATTTAA
- the resA gene encoding thiol-disulfide oxidoreductase ResA, translating to MNLDDVRETKKKKIQKRYIFRIIILGILVAAVVFALVSNSKKDNTIYKVGDQAPDFTLQQINENNELEQVRLSDFKGKGIMLNFWATFCKPCEAEMPYMQELYPEYKDKGIEIIAVSLDTTELVVNNFIDKYDLTFPIPHDQKGTSRDLYKVGPIPSTFFIDPEGKIVEKIDGALTLDRLEGYFQEIMPES from the coding sequence TTGAATTTAGATGATGTTAGAGAGACTAAAAAGAAAAAAATTCAAAAAAGATATATATTCCGTATCATTATTTTAGGCATATTGGTTGCAGCGGTAGTATTCGCTTTAGTTTCCAATTCAAAAAAAGATAACACTATCTATAAGGTCGGAGATCAAGCTCCTGATTTTACATTACAACAAATTAATGAAAATAATGAATTAGAGCAGGTTCGTTTAAGTGACTTTAAAGGAAAAGGTATTATGTTGAATTTCTGGGCAACTTTCTGTAAGCCATGTGAAGCAGAAATGCCTTATATGCAAGAACTATATCCAGAATACAAAGACAAAGGTATTGAAATCATTGCTGTAAGTCTGGATACAACAGAATTAGTCGTGAATAATTTTATTGATAAATATGATTTAACATTCCCGATACCTCATGACCAAAAAGGAACTTCAAGAGATCTATATAAAGTAGGACCTATTCCGAGTACGTTCTTTATAGATCCAGAAGGAAAAATCGTTGAAAAAATTGATGGTGCACTAACGTTAGACAGGCTTGAAGGATATTTCCAAGAAATTATGCCAGAAAGTTAG
- a CDS encoding pseudouridine synthase: MTNQGERLQKVIAHSGITSRRKAEQLILEGKVKVNSTVVKELGTKVSRKDVIEVNGIPIEKEKQVYFILHKPRGVISAVSDDKGREVVTDLLPGVSERIFPIGRLDYQTTGLLLLTNDGEFANQLMHPKHQMEKVYVTKIKGIPSKEQLNMMIKGVKVDKDLLKAKKYKVMTTDKRKKTMLLEITLTEGKNRHIRRMMEHIGFPVLKLKREKYGPLTLDGLNPGQSRPLTLQEKKTMNKLILENVDK, encoded by the coding sequence ATGACAAATCAAGGTGAAAGATTACAAAAAGTAATTGCCCATAGTGGAATTACCTCAAGAAGAAAAGCAGAACAATTAATTTTAGAAGGAAAAGTAAAAGTAAATTCTACAGTGGTTAAAGAACTCGGAACAAAAGTTTCACGTAAAGATGTTATAGAAGTAAATGGAATACCTATTGAAAAAGAAAAGCAAGTTTATTTCATCCTACATAAACCGAGAGGAGTAATATCGGCTGTATCTGATGATAAAGGAAGAGAAGTTGTGACAGATTTACTTCCTGGAGTCAGTGAACGTATTTTTCCAATTGGTAGGCTTGATTATCAAACGACAGGGTTGCTATTACTTACAAATGATGGTGAGTTTGCTAATCAGCTTATGCATCCAAAACATCAGATGGAAAAGGTATATGTAACAAAAATAAAGGGTATTCCTAGCAAAGAACAATTAAACATGATGATTAAAGGAGTTAAAGTAGATAAAGATTTGCTCAAAGCGAAGAAGTATAAAGTTATGACTACAGATAAACGTAAAAAAACAATGCTTCTTGAAATTACTTTAACAGAAGGAAAAAACAGACATATACGCAGAATGATGGAACATATCGGATTTCCTGTTTTAAAATTAAAGAGAGAAAAATATGGACCTTTAACATTAGATGGCTTAAATCCTGGACAATCTCGACCTTTAACATTGCAGGAGAAGAAAACAATGAATAAATTAATACTCGAAAATGTTGATAAATAG
- a CDS encoding D-alanyl-D-alanine carboxypeptidase family protein, whose protein sequence is MRLTKILLLMSVLIIIKPPSVLAAEPYVSAQNAILMDQETGEVLYEVNGDEQTSIASITKIMTAIIAIELGVLSDEIETSELATLVEGSSIYLEQDEVMTLEDLLYGLLLRSGNDAAIAISEHIGGSEEGFVFLMNEKAKWLGMTNSHFTNPHGLHDEDHYSTAYDMALLMKYAMNNKKFQEISGTKNYQSDNRTYLWKNKNRLLTDLYSYCTGGKTGYTKNAGRTLVTTANKDDRYLIAVTLNAPNDWEDHKAMFEWGFQQNSSTTSAIQTTHEENDPKNVLTYLTYTLTKILGMNQFNTFHISR, encoded by the coding sequence ATGCGATTAACGAAAATCTTGCTACTAATGAGTGTGCTAATAATCATTAAGCCTCCTAGCGTGCTCGCAGCAGAGCCATATGTGTCTGCTCAAAACGCTATATTAATGGATCAAGAAACAGGAGAAGTATTATACGAAGTAAACGGGGATGAACAAACCTCCATTGCAAGTATTACTAAAATTATGACTGCCATTATTGCTATTGAGCTTGGAGTTCTTTCAGATGAAATAGAAACAAGTGAATTAGCAACACTTGTGGAAGGTTCGTCTATCTACTTGGAGCAGGATGAAGTGATGACATTAGAGGATTTACTTTATGGATTATTGTTACGATCAGGCAATGATGCTGCTATAGCAATTAGTGAGCATATTGGAGGAAGTGAAGAAGGTTTTGTGTTTTTAATGAATGAAAAAGCAAAATGGCTAGGAATGACGAACTCTCATTTTACAAATCCACATGGCTTACATGACGAAGATCATTATTCCACTGCTTATGATATGGCACTCCTGATGAAATATGCAATGAATAATAAGAAGTTTCAAGAAATATCGGGCACAAAAAATTATCAATCTGATAATAGAACGTATTTATGGAAGAATAAAAATCGTTTATTAACTGATCTTTATTCATATTGTACTGGGGGTAAAACAGGATATACTAAAAATGCTGGACGAACCTTGGTTACGACAGCAAATAAAGATGATCGATATTTAATTGCTGTCACTTTAAATGCACCAAATGATTGGGAAGATCATAAAGCAATGTTTGAATGGGGATTTCAACAAAACTCTTCAACGACTTCAGCTATTCAGACTACCCATGAAGAAAATGATCCAAAGAATGTCCTTACTTATTTAACCTATACACTAACGAAAATACTTGGCATGAATCAATTTAATACATTCCATATAAGCAGGTAA
- the scpB gene encoding SMC-Scp complex subunit ScpB yields the protein MNNEELMGVIEGLLFVSGEEGLSLHQLSKIIEVPIWSIEHAVEELQKSYAQSHRGLVIMKSNQIYHLTTKTDHSIYIKRLFSTPTNTRLSQAALETLAIIAYQQPITRTEIEEVRGVNSDRPVQTLLARQLIEEVGRKETVGRPVLFGTSKDFLTYFGLTSIEELPNLNDNIELEDIVEEADLFFDRYEDMQQPK from the coding sequence ATGAATAATGAAGAATTAATGGGAGTCATAGAAGGACTACTATTTGTAAGTGGGGAAGAGGGTTTAAGCCTTCATCAGCTTTCTAAAATCATAGAAGTACCAATATGGTCTATTGAACATGCCGTTGAAGAATTGCAAAAAAGCTATGCTCAATCCCATCGAGGACTAGTAATTATGAAATCTAATCAAATTTATCATTTGACTACTAAGACAGACCACAGCATTTATATCAAACGTTTATTTTCTACACCAACTAATACTCGTCTATCACAGGCAGCCCTTGAAACGTTAGCAATTATTGCTTATCAGCAGCCAATCACTCGGACAGAAATTGAAGAAGTAAGAGGTGTGAATAGCGACAGACCAGTTCAAACCTTGCTCGCAAGACAATTAATCGAAGAAGTAGGAAGAAAGGAAACAGTTGGTAGACCTGTATTATTCGGCACAAGTAAAGACTTTTTAACTTACTTTGGACTTACTTCTATTGAAGAATTACCAAATCTTAATGACAATATTGAATTAGAAGATATTGTGGAAGAAGCAGATTTGTTTTTTGATCGTTATGAAGATATGCAACAACCAAAATAA
- a CDS encoding segregation/condensation protein A gives MNQTYQVQIEQFQGPLDLLLHLVNRFEIDIYDIPVAKISQQYMEYIHTMQQLELNIASEYLVMAATLLELKSKMLLPKPEIEDLDEYEEDPREDLMQRLIEYRKYKEAANQLKEIEIEAKPLFTRGNVSFDHIDTKPEVTKSEMSVFDMLYALNKMLKRKKWKEPMETRITRIDIPLDQRMGEIIDRVKREKQGIIFDELFSYESKSHIVITFIALLELMKKKQITCKQDTSFSSLYIYYHESE, from the coding sequence GTGAATCAAACATATCAAGTACAAATAGAACAATTTCAAGGACCACTTGATTTATTACTACATCTCGTCAATCGATTTGAAATTGATATATACGATATTCCTGTGGCTAAAATTTCGCAGCAATATATGGAGTATATTCATACAATGCAGCAATTGGAACTAAATATTGCCAGTGAATATCTTGTGATGGCTGCAACATTACTTGAATTAAAAAGTAAAATGCTTTTGCCTAAACCAGAAATAGAAGATTTGGATGAGTATGAAGAAGACCCTCGAGAAGATTTAATGCAGCGATTGATCGAATATCGCAAATATAAAGAAGCTGCTAACCAATTGAAGGAAATTGAAATAGAAGCAAAGCCCTTATTTACAAGAGGGAATGTTTCTTTTGATCATATCGATACAAAACCTGAAGTTACAAAGTCTGAAATGTCTGTTTTTGATATGCTCTATGCATTAAATAAAATGTTAAAGCGAAAAAAATGGAAAGAACCAATGGAAACAAGAATTACTCGTATTGATATCCCATTGGATCAACGTATGGGAGAAATTATCGATCGAGTGAAAAGAGAAAAACAAGGAATTATATTTGATGAATTATTTTCTTATGAATCCAAATCGCATATTGTCATTACATTTATTGCTCTTTTGGAATTAATGAAAAAAAAGCAAATAACTTGTAAGCAGGATACATCCTTTAGTTCACTTTATATTTATTATCATGAATCAGAGTAA
- a CDS encoding YjcZ family sporulation protein produces the protein MSGNYGGGFALIVVLFILLIIVGAAWF, from the coding sequence ATGAGTGGAAATTACGGCGGTGGTTTTGCGTTAATCGTTGTGCTATTTATCTTACTTATCATTGTTGGAGCTGCTTGGTTTTAA
- a CDS encoding GNAT family N-acetyltransferase produces MLIIYKKNFEKIAMGLLSFMPAEKKDVKLLQHTMKEYETNSDWHLYLWKEEDILGAIGLKIVDGEVIIQHISVNPSHRNMGIGKKMLNEIKRQYEENYTISAAELVKNYVEACFNGKKQDAE; encoded by the coding sequence ATGTTAATTATTTACAAGAAAAATTTTGAAAAAATTGCAATGGGATTACTTTCCTTTATGCCTGCTGAGAAGAAAGATGTGAAGCTCTTACAGCATACGATGAAAGAGTATGAGACAAATTCAGATTGGCATTTATATTTATGGAAAGAAGAAGATATTCTTGGTGCCATTGGATTAAAGATTGTTGATGGGGAAGTTATTATTCAACATATTTCTGTAAATCCTTCACATCGAAATATGGGAATTGGTAAGAAAATGTTAAATGAAATTAAAAGACAATACGAAGAAAACTACACAATATCAGCTGCAGAGTTAGTAAAAAATTATGTTGAAGCATGTTTCAATGGGAAAAAACAAGATGCGGAATAA
- a CDS encoding M50 family metallopeptidase encodes MDIFIIIYIVLIVAPIGTLFHETGHAIGAKLVRADKIHLSLGCGNLSYTFRLQGFRLTLHPIYFIGGFASSERNKPYHVKEKILISIFGPFCNLIIACLIYFLYVQVQNEYLFILVLFNLWLAIINLIPFTLLGKQSDGYTILKEISSAIRKKP; translated from the coding sequence ATGGATATATTTATTATTATATATATCGTCCTTATAGTTGCTCCAATTGGCACGCTTTTTCATGAAACAGGGCATGCCATTGGAGCAAAACTTGTCCGTGCAGATAAAATTCATTTATCATTAGGCTGTGGGAATTTAAGTTATACTTTTAGATTACAGGGTTTTCGTTTGACACTGCATCCTATTTATTTTATCGGTGGGTTTGCAAGTAGTGAACGAAATAAACCCTATCATGTAAAAGAGAAAATTCTTATTTCCATTTTTGGACCATTTTGTAATTTAATCATAGCTTGTCTCATATACTTTTTATATGTGCAAGTTCAAAATGAGTATTTATTTATTTTAGTGCTATTTAATCTGTGGTTAGCGATCATTAATTTAATACCTTTTACATTATTAGGTAAGCAATCAGATGGTTATACGATTCTAAAAGAAATCTCTTCCGCAATAAGGAAGAAACCTTAA
- a CDS encoding peptidylprolyl isomerase — translation MSKKGYILMKNGDKIEFDLFPNEAPITVENFEQLANDKFYDDLTFHRVIPGFVSQGGCPIGNGTGSSGKTIKCETEGNPHQHVPGSLSMAHAGRDTGSCQFFIVHESQPHLDGVHTVFGQVTSGLEQAKAMSNGDAIAEIRVVTE, via the coding sequence ATGAGTAAAAAAGGATATATTTTAATGAAAAATGGCGATAAAATCGAGTTTGATTTATTTCCAAATGAAGCACCAATTACAGTGGAAAACTTTGAGCAATTAGCAAATGATAAATTTTATGATGATTTAACATTTCACCGTGTTATTCCAGGTTTTGTGAGCCAAGGAGGCTGCCCGATTGGAAATGGTACAGGATCTTCTGGAAAAACAATTAAATGTGAAACAGAAGGAAACCCGCATCAACACGTTCCTGGTTCTTTATCTATGGCACATGCTGGTCGTGATACAGGAAGCTGTCAATTCTTTATCGTACATGAATCACAGCCGCATTTAGATGGTGTTCATACTGTATTTGGTCAAGTTACATCTGGACTTGAACAAGCAAAAGCAATGAGTAACGGTGATGCTATTGCTGAAATTCGTGTAGTTACTGAGTAA
- the lysA gene encoding diaminopimelate decarboxylase: MNYHHSFSTNDQGNLVIGDVDTTELAKIYGTPLYVYDVSIIRENCRAFVNTFKQLGVEAQVAYASKAFSSVAIVQIMKQEGLSLDVVSEGELYTALKADFPTNKIHLHGNNKNIAELEMAVENDIGCIVIDNFHEITLLENILKEHDKQMDVLIRVTPGVESKTHHYIMTGNEDSKFGFSLNNGQADQAFELLHNHSHIRFKGLHCHIGSQIFETDGFTKAIEVLFEKIATWKKDSGFVPEVMNFGGGFGIRYTESDKPLPYTVYVEKIVEATQTHAKEIDIPLPEIWIEPGRSIVGNAGITLYSIGSTKEIPGIRKYVAIDGGMTDNLRPALYNAKYDAVVANKANQPNSETVSIAGKCCESGDMLIWDLEVPEIDSDDILAVFSTGAYGYAMASHYNRLANAAVVFVENGQHKEVIRRETYEDVVKNDLSYE, from the coding sequence ATGAATTATCATCATTCTTTTTCTACGAATGACCAAGGAAATTTAGTAATAGGAGATGTAGATACAACAGAACTAGCGAAAATCTACGGAACACCGCTTTATGTCTATGATGTATCTATAATTCGTGAAAATTGCCGCGCCTTTGTAAATACCTTTAAGCAACTAGGAGTAGAGGCACAAGTAGCATATGCTAGTAAGGCATTTTCATCTGTAGCGATTGTGCAAATCATGAAACAAGAAGGTTTAAGTCTTGATGTTGTTTCAGAAGGAGAATTATATACAGCATTAAAGGCTGATTTTCCAACCAACAAAATTCATTTACATGGAAATAATAAAAATATTGCTGAGCTAGAGATGGCAGTTGAAAATGATATTGGTTGTATTGTAATTGATAATTTTCATGAAATTACATTACTTGAAAATATTTTAAAAGAACATGATAAGCAAATGGATGTACTCATTCGAGTAACACCAGGGGTTGAGTCTAAAACACATCACTATATTATGACTGGAAATGAAGACTCTAAATTTGGTTTTAGCTTGAATAATGGGCAAGCGGATCAAGCATTTGAATTACTTCATAATCACTCCCATATTCGTTTTAAAGGATTACATTGCCATATTGGATCACAAATTTTTGAAACGGATGGTTTCACTAAGGCAATTGAAGTATTATTTGAAAAAATAGCAACATGGAAAAAAGATTCTGGTTTTGTACCAGAGGTCATGAACTTTGGTGGAGGATTCGGAATTCGTTATACAGAATCTGATAAACCATTACCATATACTGTGTATGTAGAAAAAATTGTGGAAGCAACACAAACACATGCGAAAGAAATTGATATTCCTCTACCTGAAATCTGGATAGAGCCAGGAAGATCAATTGTAGGAAATGCTGGTATCACGCTTTATTCAATTGGTTCAACAAAGGAAATCCCCGGAATTAGAAAATATGTTGCAATTGATGGAGGAATGACTGATAATTTAAGACCAGCACTTTATAATGCTAAATACGATGCGGTTGTTGCCAATAAAGCAAATCAACCTAATTCTGAGACAGTATCTATCGCAGGAAAATGCTGTGAATCTGGAGATATGCTGATTTGGGACTTAGAAGTTCCTGAAATTGACTCAGATGATATTTTAGCTGTCTTCTCTACAGGTGCTTATGGATATGCTATGGCAAGTCATTATAACCGTTTAGCAAATGCTGCAGTTGTATTTGTTGAGAACGGTCAGCATAAAGAAGTGATTCGTAGAGAAACATATGAAGATGTTGTGAAAAATGATTTATCCTATGAATGA